The Horticoccus luteus DNA window TCCGTTCCGCCATTTCGGTCGTGGGAGGTGTCAATTCCGCCGCCCGTAATTCAAGGAGCGGAAATTGACTCAAAGGCGCCTCCGATCCTCCGCAGAGCGCAAACTCAACCTCGCCATTCGCCACCAGGTGCGCCGCATGGCCTATCGCATCCAATCCGGAACTGCATTGCGTGGACACCGCCATCAGTCGCGCATCGAGTCCCAAGGCTTGGTTCACCCCAATCGTCACCCCCGACACTCCCATGGTATAAATCACCCGTGGCGAAGCCGCGCGATCTCCTCGCTGGCGGACGCTCTCTTCTGCGTCGGCCACCCCGGCGAAGTCCATCATGCACGTCCCGGTGACAATTGCGGTCGAACCCGCCCGCAGCTGTTCCAACGAAATACCCGCATCGTTCAGCGCCAGCGCCGCACCGGCGATCGCAAACAACGTATGCCGCGCCGCTCCCTTCGGCACCAACGTCCGATCCCAATAATTACGGATATCAAACGCGTCGAGATACGCGGCTATGATCGGCCCGAACTTGGGGTCCAGCGCAGTATACGGCCGCACCCGGCTCACCGGCTCCAATATCCCCCGCCAGAACGCCTCGCGGCCGATCCCCGCTGGCGTGACTGGTCCGATCCCCGTGATTTTGACGCGACGACGCTTCATAGCCGCGCCGTTCTCTTGCTCCTCGCGCACCTCATTCGCGGTGGAGCACCGGGAAGCTGATCCGCACCGTGGTGCCAGCCCCCGGTCGCGAGGTCAGTTGGAATTCGGCGCCGTGCGCCCCCAGCAGATGCCGGCAGATGCCCAGCCCCAAACCCGTGCCGTTGTCTTTCGTGCTGAACCCACCCCGCAAGGCCCGCGCCACGCTCTTTTCATCCATGCCGGCCCCGTTGTCGACAATCGCCATTTCCACGCGGCCACCCGCCGTTTTCACGGTGGCGTTGATCGTCGTGGCCCCCGCATCGAGGGAGTTCTGAAAAAGATTCTGCAACACGCGCACGACATCATAACGCGAGCCGCGCACCCACGCCTCGGCGTCCGCTTCGATCTTGATCGCGACGCTGCTGAAAAACACCACATGGCGCACTTCATGCGTGAGCTGCACCAAGTCGAGGGGCGCAAACTCCGCCAGGTTCTTCGAGGCCCGCCGCCAGTTCTCCGACAAATGCCGGCAATACTCCGCCGCTTTCTCCACCACGTGCGCGTATTCCCGCAGCCGCTGGCCGCTTTCCTGATTCGTCTGACTGATCGCAACCGCCTCCTCGGCCATCAGGCTCGAATACCCGATCACCACCGTCAGCGGATTGTTCAGATCGTGCACCAACTCCACCGCTGCGCGCGATTGCCAGATTTGCGGCTCGTTTTGCTCGATCTCGCGCTTCAACGCCCGGTTCAGCTCCTGCGCCTCCCGGTTCAACTTCGTTTGCTGCCGCCGCAACCGCGTTTGCGCCGTCTGCCGCCGCACCGCCTCGCGCAGTTCGCTCACATCCGGCGGCTTCCGCAGATATTGATTCGCTCCGCCCACCATCGCCTGCTGCGCCGTGTGCAGCGTGCCGTAGCCCGTCAACATGATCACTGCCACGTCCGCATCGATCTTGCGCAATTCCTCCAGCGCCCGGATGCCGTCCATCTCCGGCATCCGGATGTCCATCACGATCGCGGCATAGGCTTTGGCCTTGATCTTTCCCAACGCCTCCGCCGCCCTCTCGGCCGTGTCCACGTCGAACTCCCCCGAGAGCGTAAACGCGACCGACTCCCGCGGCCCGTATTCGTCATCCACTACGAGCACTGCAGGCTTGGGACCTACGCTGGGGGAAGCGGGTTCAGGGGCCATTCCGGAGATAACAGTTCCAAACATCGGAGACACAACGCAGCACGATTAGCCAAGTCTTTGCGCACCGCGTTTTGCCGTGTCAAGAAACGCATCTGGTATTGATTTGCGATTCCACACCTTCGACATCTTTAGCATGCTTTTTACAACCGCCCTTCTCGCCGCTTTCGCTGGAGGGTTGCTCACGTATTTGTTCCTGCGCAGCCGTCACGCCGTCGTGGCGGAACGCCTGCGCGCCCGCGATCTCGAGGTCGCCCAACTCACCCAACAGGCCGACAGCACGCGCGCCGAACTTTCCCACCTCGCCACACTACACGCCGCTGCCGCCGCCCAACTCACCGCCGAGCGCGCCGCCCACGAGCGATTAACCACCGAGTTCAAAGCCCTTTCCGCCGACGCCCTGCGCGTCAACCGCACCGATTTCCTCGATCAGGCGAAGCAGGCCTTCGCGCAACTCCATCAGCAATCCACCGGCGAACTCGACAAACGCCAGCAAGCGATCGACGCCCTCGTCAAGCCGCTCAAGGAGTCGCTCGACAAGGTCGACCACAAGATCGCCGAAATCGAAAAGACCCGCGCCTCCGCCTACGGCGCCCTCACCGAACAACTCAAGTCCCTCAACACCGCGCAAGTGCTCTTGCAGACCGAAGCCTCGCGCCTTTCCACCGCGCTGCGTTCCACGTCTTACGTCGGCAGTTGGGGCGAGTTGCAACTTCGCCGCGTCGTCGAGATGGCCGACATGCTCAACTACTGCGACTTCTCCGAACAGGAAGCCTCCGGCGCCCTCCGCGCCGATCTCGTCGTGCGTCTCCCCGGCGGAAATCGCATCGTGGTCGATGCCAAAGCTCCCCTCGAATCCTACCGCGCCGCCATCGAAGCCACCGATGAGACCGCCCGCGGCTCCCGCCTCGCCGAACACGCCGCCAAAGTCCGCGGCCACATCGATTCCCTCGGCGCGAAAAACTATTGGGAGCAGTTTCAACCCGCCCCCGAATTCGTCGTCCTCTTTCTCCCCGGCGATCACTTCCTCACTGCCGCGCTCCAGACCGACCGCACCCTCATGGATCGCGCCCTCACGCGCCGCGTCCTCCTCGCCACCCCGACCACTCTGATCGCCCTGCTTAAAGCCGCCGCGTATGGCTGGCGCCAGGAAGCGATTTCGAAAAACGCCGACGAAATCAGCGCCC harbors:
- a CDS encoding beta-ketoacyl synthase N-terminal-like domain-containing protein, whose product is MKRRRVKITGIGPVTPAGIGREAFWRGILEPVSRVRPYTALDPKFGPIIAAYLDAFDIRNYWDRTLVPKGAARHTLFAIAGAALALNDAGISLEQLRAGSTAIVTGTCMMDFAGVADAEESVRQRGDRAASPRVIYTMGVSGVTIGVNQALGLDARLMAVSTQCSSGLDAIGHAAHLVANGEVEFALCGGSEAPLSQFPLLELRAAELTPPTTEMAERMARPFDLWRTTGVVGEGACMFVLEPEESPRKGYCEVGGYAFANDRRGDLCGGMADAARLSLAEARIRLGEVDSIAAWGPGHKLVDAGEARAMISLFGARLAEIPAASIKGAVGSPLGAAPAMQTAAAALGLSTGTIPPTANWSHPDPACPLNVSNQVRYVPHDFSLINSHGLGGVNSSLALRRC
- a CDS encoding sensor histidine kinase, producing MAPEPASPSVGPKPAVLVVDDEYGPRESVAFTLSGEFDVDTAERAAEALGKIKAKAYAAIVMDIRMPEMDGIRALEELRKIDADVAVIMLTGYGTLHTAQQAMVGGANQYLRKPPDVSELREAVRRQTAQTRLRRQQTKLNREAQELNRALKREIEQNEPQIWQSRAAVELVHDLNNPLTVVIGYSSLMAEEAVAISQTNQESGQRLREYAHVVEKAAEYCRHLSENWRRASKNLAEFAPLDLVQLTHEVRHVVFFSSVAIKIEADAEAWVRGSRYDVVRVLQNLFQNSLDAGATTINATVKTAGGRVEMAIVDNGAGMDEKSVARALRGGFSTKDNGTGLGLGICRHLLGAHGAEFQLTSRPGAGTTVRISFPVLHRE
- the rmuC gene encoding DNA recombination protein RmuC, with the translated sequence MLFTTALLAAFAGGLLTYLFLRSRHAVVAERLRARDLEVAQLTQQADSTRAELSHLATLHAAAAAQLTAERAAHERLTTEFKALSADALRVNRTDFLDQAKQAFAQLHQQSTGELDKRQQAIDALVKPLKESLDKVDHKIAEIEKTRASAYGALTEQLKSLNTAQVLLQTEASRLSTALRSTSYVGSWGELQLRRVVEMADMLNYCDFSEQEASGALRADLVVRLPGGNRIVVDAKAPLESYRAAIEATDETARGSRLAEHAAKVRGHIDSLGAKNYWEQFQPAPEFVVLFLPGDHFLTAALQTDRTLMDRALTRRVLLATPTTLIALLKAAAYGWRQEAISKNADEISALGRQLYDRVATFADNLDKVGRGLDTAIKGYNAAVGSFEQTLLPGARKFAELGARGAKELSPAAPVETAVRDVVKKG